In Scatophagus argus isolate fScaArg1 chromosome 5, fScaArg1.pri, whole genome shotgun sequence, a genomic segment contains:
- the psph gene encoding phosphoserine phosphatase isoform X2 has product MLKLLVPYQRCAYQMATLSQTKELFRRAEAVCFDVDSTVIKEEGIDELAKFCGVGDAVTEMTRKAMGGSMTFKTALTERLSIIRCSREQVNKLITDHPPQLTPGIKELVDRLHQRNMKVFLISGGFRCIVEHVAAQLNIPLHHVYANRLKFYFNGEYAGFDESQPTAESGGKGKVISMLKEQHGFKTVVMIGDGATDLEACPPASAFIGFGGNVTRQQVKERALWYVTSFDELLKELEKI; this is encoded by the exons ATGCTGAAGCTGTTAGTGCCTTACCAGCGCTGCGCCTACCA gaTGGCAACACTTTCACAGACAAAGGAACTATTCCGGAGAGCAGAAGCGGTCTGTTTCGATGTGGACAGCACAGTCATAAAAGAAGAAGGCATCGATGAACTTGCCAAATTTTGTGGTGTGGGGGATGCGGTCACcgaaat GACTCGCAAAGCTATGGGTGGCTCcatgacatttaaaacagcGCTGACTGAGCGGCTTTCCATCATCCGATGTTCAAGGGAACAAGTGAACAAACTGATAACGGACCACCCGCCTCAGCTGACTCCAGGTATCAA GGAGCTCGTAGACCGTCTGCACCAGCGCAACATGAAGGTGTTCCTCATCTCAGGTGGCTTCCGCTGCATTGTTGAACACGTGGCCGCTCAGCTCAACATCCCTCTGCACCACGTCTACGCCAACCGGCTCAAGTTCTACTTCAACG GGGAGTATGCCGGCTTTGATGAGAGTCAGCCCACAGCTGAGAGTGGCGGAAAGGGGAAGGTCATCAGCATGCTGAAGGAACAACACGGCTTCAAGACTGTGGTGATGATTGGAGACGGAGCCACCGACCTGGAGGCATGTCCCCCTGCT AGCGCCTTCATTGGATTTGGAGGGAATGTGACCCGGCAGCAGGTGAAGGAGCGGGCTTTGTGGTACGTGACGAGTTTCGACGAACTGCTAAAGGAACTGGAAAAGATTTAA
- the psph gene encoding phosphoserine phosphatase isoform X1, whose amino-acid sequence MLKLLVPYQRCAYHRMATLSQTKELFRRAEAVCFDVDSTVIKEEGIDELAKFCGVGDAVTEMTRKAMGGSMTFKTALTERLSIIRCSREQVNKLITDHPPQLTPGIKELVDRLHQRNMKVFLISGGFRCIVEHVAAQLNIPLHHVYANRLKFYFNGEYAGFDESQPTAESGGKGKVISMLKEQHGFKTVVMIGDGATDLEACPPASAFIGFGGNVTRQQVKERALWYVTSFDELLKELEKI is encoded by the exons ATGCTGAAGCTGTTAGTGCCTTACCAGCGCTGCGCCTACCA caggaTGGCAACACTTTCACAGACAAAGGAACTATTCCGGAGAGCAGAAGCGGTCTGTTTCGATGTGGACAGCACAGTCATAAAAGAAGAAGGCATCGATGAACTTGCCAAATTTTGTGGTGTGGGGGATGCGGTCACcgaaat GACTCGCAAAGCTATGGGTGGCTCcatgacatttaaaacagcGCTGACTGAGCGGCTTTCCATCATCCGATGTTCAAGGGAACAAGTGAACAAACTGATAACGGACCACCCGCCTCAGCTGACTCCAGGTATCAA GGAGCTCGTAGACCGTCTGCACCAGCGCAACATGAAGGTGTTCCTCATCTCAGGTGGCTTCCGCTGCATTGTTGAACACGTGGCCGCTCAGCTCAACATCCCTCTGCACCACGTCTACGCCAACCGGCTCAAGTTCTACTTCAACG GGGAGTATGCCGGCTTTGATGAGAGTCAGCCCACAGCTGAGAGTGGCGGAAAGGGGAAGGTCATCAGCATGCTGAAGGAACAACACGGCTTCAAGACTGTGGTGATGATTGGAGACGGAGCCACCGACCTGGAGGCATGTCCCCCTGCT AGCGCCTTCATTGGATTTGGAGGGAATGTGACCCGGCAGCAGGTGAAGGAGCGGGCTTTGTGGTACGTGACGAGTTTCGACGAACTGCTAAAGGAACTGGAAAAGATTTAA